From Luteolibacter yonseiensis, the proteins below share one genomic window:
- the infA gene encoding translation initiation factor IF-1 codes for MPPRPKNSGRRTNRNRYGPPKRSSKDEDEKAVEVDGEISSVLAGTMFRVKLESGHEVLAHISGKMRKRFIRLVVGDKVKMEMSPYDLTKARIVFRLS; via the coding sequence ATGCCTCCACGCCCTAAGAATTCCGGCCGTCGTACCAACCGCAACCGCTACGGTCCGCCGAAGCGTTCCTCCAAGGACGAAGATGAGAAGGCGGTGGAAGTGGACGGCGAGATTTCCTCGGTTCTCGCGGGAACCATGTTCCGTGTGAAACTGGAGAGCGGTCACGAAGTGCTCGCCCACATTTCCGGGAAAATGCGCAAGCGATTCATCCGCCTCGTCGTGGGTGACAAGGTGAAGATGGAAATGTCTCCTTACGATCTTACGAAGGCGCGGATCGTTTTCCGTCTCTCGTAA
- a CDS encoding tetratricopeptide repeat protein — translation MPEITEKELPANLKPLWLKALSAVQTNNLPYGISLLQAVLKDAPGFLDGRKMLRKCEFQVAGPPKKKGGLFGSSGGTKLAGQAKKDPLGTIPLIEKELEKDPYNDASNDLLFDTFFKLDLFESAAFALETVRKGSPENAKLLHKLAEFYISREQPMQASEVYNDIIKHHPTDGAAIKGSKDCSARASMQKAKWDENSDMRSLMKNSAEFEELEKASRTGLTKDQLEERRDAVIAKYNENPNNLATAKDLAGLYEQLEDWHNAHAFYGWAHTLSNGDVALATKAGAMKDRALETDLKNLEAAVAADPGNEELKAALDARRADRLAEQVQEAQKRVDQNPTDPQLRFELGSALYHVGDHSGAIPHLQQATRNPHIRTKVLLLLARTFRAKGMFDLAIKQLSDALADLVAMDNTKKEVLYEKGLIHTEMGGKEAALDCFKQIYEVDYGYRDVANRVESSYA, via the coding sequence ATGCCTGAGATCACCGAAAAAGAACTCCCCGCCAATCTGAAGCCACTTTGGCTCAAAGCGCTCAGCGCCGTTCAAACGAATAACCTTCCCTATGGCATCAGCCTGCTGCAAGCCGTGCTCAAGGATGCTCCCGGCTTCCTCGACGGCCGGAAGATGCTCCGCAAGTGCGAGTTCCAAGTGGCCGGCCCACCTAAGAAAAAGGGCGGTCTCTTCGGTTCCTCCGGTGGCACGAAACTGGCCGGCCAAGCGAAAAAAGATCCTCTCGGAACCATCCCTCTCATTGAAAAAGAGCTGGAGAAGGATCCATACAACGACGCTTCCAACGATCTTCTCTTCGACACCTTCTTCAAGCTGGACCTTTTCGAAAGCGCCGCTTTCGCCCTCGAAACGGTCCGCAAGGGCAGCCCCGAGAATGCGAAGCTCCTTCACAAGCTGGCGGAATTCTACATCAGCCGCGAACAACCGATGCAGGCATCGGAAGTCTACAACGACATCATCAAGCACCACCCGACCGACGGCGCCGCCATCAAGGGTTCCAAGGATTGTTCCGCCCGCGCTTCCATGCAGAAGGCGAAGTGGGATGAGAACTCGGACATGCGCTCGCTCATGAAGAACAGCGCGGAGTTCGAGGAACTGGAAAAGGCTTCCCGCACCGGCCTCACCAAAGACCAGCTCGAAGAGCGTCGTGACGCCGTCATCGCGAAATACAACGAGAACCCGAACAATCTGGCCACCGCCAAAGACCTCGCCGGGCTTTATGAGCAACTCGAGGATTGGCACAACGCGCACGCCTTCTACGGCTGGGCACACACCCTCAGCAATGGTGACGTGGCGCTCGCCACCAAGGCCGGTGCCATGAAAGACCGGGCTCTTGAGACGGATCTGAAAAACCTCGAGGCCGCTGTCGCGGCGGACCCGGGCAACGAGGAGCTCAAGGCGGCGCTCGACGCACGCAGGGCGGACCGCCTGGCGGAGCAGGTGCAGGAAGCGCAGAAGCGTGTCGATCAGAACCCGACCGACCCGCAGCTCCGCTTCGAACTGGGCAGCGCGCTCTACCACGTGGGAGACCACAGCGGAGCGATTCCACACCTCCAGCAGGCGACGCGCAACCCGCACATCCGCACCAAGGTCCTGCTCCTGCTCGCCCGCACGTTCCGCGCCAAGGGCATGTTCGACCTCGCCATCAAACAGCTTTCGGACGCTCTCGCCGATCTCGTCGCCATGGACAACACCAAAAAGGAAGTCCTCTACGAAAAGGGCCTCATCCACACCGAAATGGGTGGCAAGGAAGCCGCTCTCGATTGCTTCAAGCAAATCTACGAAGTGGACTACGGCTATCGTGACGTGGCCAACCGCGTGGAGTCCTCCTACGCGTGA
- the pdxA gene encoding 4-hydroxythreonine-4-phosphate dehydrogenase PdxA gives MPRIVITIGDPAGVGPEVIDLALASGKIPSGFEIEVLGDRTAGTPGRPDSRSAAAALAALDEAVRRLKEGSADAVVTGPVSKEGLQALGFPFPGQTEYFADAFGVADYGMLLTGDTLSVGLATIHEPLAKVPELLTQESILRIGHLTADFLKRRGIARPKIAVAGLNPHAGENGAFGDEEIRTITPAIARLNATGDAVFSGPAVPDAIFRDAAQGHYHAVLAMYHDQGLIPLKLLDFDTAVNVTLGLPKPRTSPDHGTAFSIAGKNLASPSSMIAAIRLACELA, from the coding sequence ATGCCCCGCATTGTCATCACCATCGGAGATCCCGCCGGCGTCGGACCGGAAGTCATCGACCTCGCGCTCGCTTCCGGAAAAATCCCCTCGGGTTTTGAAATCGAAGTGCTCGGCGACAGGACCGCGGGCACACCCGGCCGACCGGACAGCCGTTCCGCCGCCGCCGCGCTCGCCGCGCTTGATGAAGCCGTGCGCCGGTTGAAGGAAGGCAGCGCCGACGCTGTCGTCACCGGCCCGGTCTCGAAGGAAGGACTCCAGGCCCTCGGTTTTCCGTTTCCCGGCCAGACGGAATACTTCGCGGATGCGTTCGGAGTGGCGGACTATGGAATGCTCCTTACGGGAGACACCCTGAGCGTCGGACTGGCGACCATCCACGAACCGCTGGCCAAGGTCCCGGAGCTTCTCACGCAGGAATCCATCCTCCGCATCGGCCATCTCACCGCGGATTTCCTGAAGCGCCGGGGCATCGCCAGGCCGAAGATCGCGGTGGCCGGACTCAATCCCCACGCCGGAGAGAACGGAGCCTTCGGGGACGAGGAAATCCGCACCATCACCCCTGCCATCGCCCGCCTGAACGCCACCGGAGATGCGGTCTTCAGCGGCCCGGCCGTGCCGGACGCCATTTTCCGCGATGCCGCACAGGGACATTACCATGCGGTTCTCGCCATGTACCACGACCAGGGTCTGATCCCGCTCAAGCTGCTGGACTTCGACACGGCCGTGAATGTCACTCTCGGCCTGCCGAAGCCCCGCACCAGCCCGGACCACGGCACCGCCTTTTCCATCGCGGGAAAAAACCTCGCCAGCCCGTCCTCCATGATCGCCGCCATCCGGCTGGCGTGCGAACTGGCTTGA
- a CDS encoding MFS transporter, with protein MHGVTGTSTNGRGVFVRLWLVFFLQGMTPGFWMPALTNILKARGLEDWVALVFIVPPLCAVISPLIGGALADQRVAADRLFAWTSLIGSVALLAAFGTLHAGWNPWWFVALLGCYSLVSGPAWGLLTTIALTNLSEGERKFPLVRLGATLGWMLAGVTTSYVLKADTSPTAGYASAATRMTVGMLAFFLPHTPPLGKGSSWQSRLGLDAFSLMKHRDHCVFFVVTAIYSIPLTAFYMYAPELLKVLGDQRSTATMTLAQITEVAAMLLVGSVMMKFRVKTVLLWSLGLSVVRFGMSGYAGASGMIGWHIAGIMLHGMCYTFYFITAQVFLDRRVDPGMRGQAQGLLSLVTSGLGPLVGAVVCGWVRRHYVTADGHGWLDFWSILAGIIAVCFVVFAVFYRGREAGDPGTQRA; from the coding sequence GTGCATGGCGTAACAGGAACCTCGACGAACGGCCGCGGGGTTTTCGTCCGGTTGTGGCTGGTGTTTTTCCTGCAAGGAATGACACCCGGCTTCTGGATGCCGGCCCTCACGAACATATTGAAAGCAAGGGGGCTGGAGGACTGGGTCGCATTGGTGTTCATCGTGCCGCCGTTGTGCGCGGTGATTTCCCCATTGATAGGCGGCGCGCTGGCGGACCAGCGGGTGGCGGCGGACCGGTTGTTCGCGTGGACCTCGTTGATCGGATCGGTGGCTCTGCTGGCCGCGTTCGGCACGCTGCACGCCGGGTGGAATCCGTGGTGGTTCGTCGCGCTGCTCGGTTGTTACTCGCTTGTTTCGGGGCCGGCATGGGGACTCCTCACGACCATCGCATTGACCAATCTGTCCGAAGGTGAGCGGAAGTTTCCCCTGGTCAGGCTCGGCGCGACGCTGGGGTGGATGCTTGCCGGGGTGACCACAAGTTATGTCCTGAAAGCCGACACCAGCCCCACCGCCGGCTATGCCTCGGCGGCCACGCGGATGACGGTGGGGATGCTGGCGTTCTTTCTTCCGCACACGCCGCCGTTGGGGAAGGGAAGTTCCTGGCAAAGCCGACTGGGGTTGGACGCCTTTTCCCTGATGAAACACCGCGACCACTGTGTGTTTTTCGTGGTGACGGCGATTTACTCGATCCCGCTGACGGCCTTTTACATGTATGCGCCGGAGTTGTTGAAGGTCCTTGGAGACCAGCGTTCCACGGCGACGATGACGCTGGCGCAGATCACCGAGGTGGCGGCGATGTTGCTGGTGGGGTCCGTGATGATGAAATTCCGTGTGAAAACCGTGCTGCTGTGGTCGCTGGGTCTGTCCGTGGTGCGGTTCGGAATGAGTGGTTACGCCGGAGCGAGCGGCATGATCGGCTGGCACATCGCGGGGATCATGCTGCATGGCATGTGTTATACCTTCTACTTCATCACGGCGCAGGTGTTCCTGGACCGAAGGGTGGATCCGGGCATGCGCGGCCAGGCGCAGGGATTGCTGTCACTGGTGACAAGCGGCCTGGGCCCGCTGGTGGGCGCGGTGGTCTGCGGTTGGGTGAGGAGACATTACGTCACGGCGGACGGCCACGGCTGGCTGGATTTCTGGTCCATCCTCGCCGGGATTATCGCGGTGTGTTTCGTCGTGTTCGCCGTGTTTTACCGCGGGCGCGAGGCGGGTGATCCGGGAACTCAGCGTGCGTAG
- the lexA gene encoding transcriptional repressor LexA, giving the protein MQDDLTLRQQEILDYLRKSQRKTGIMPSTREIQHYFGFASQTAAMSHLRALERKGVIQRLPGKARAVIFPEELDRGEIIDIPVLGNIAAGMAQLSEQDRQGCISIDIASLGLPRHAKTFALKVRGESMIDAHICDGDTVILEFREPRKGDIVAALIDGETTLKRYVVEKGRPFLRAENPHFPDLVPAQELVIQGVMIALLRQSI; this is encoded by the coding sequence ATGCAAGACGACCTCACCCTCCGCCAACAAGAGATTCTCGACTACCTGCGGAAATCCCAACGCAAGACCGGGATCATGCCGTCCACCCGCGAGATCCAGCACTATTTCGGATTCGCAAGCCAGACCGCCGCCATGAGCCATCTGCGTGCGCTCGAGCGCAAGGGCGTCATCCAACGGCTTCCCGGAAAAGCCCGCGCCGTCATTTTCCCGGAAGAGCTCGACCGTGGCGAGATCATCGATATCCCGGTGCTTGGAAACATCGCCGCCGGCATGGCGCAGCTCTCGGAACAGGACCGCCAGGGCTGCATCTCCATCGACATCGCCTCTCTCGGACTCCCCCGCCATGCGAAAACCTTCGCTCTCAAGGTCCGGGGTGAATCCATGATCGATGCCCACATCTGCGATGGAGACACCGTGATTCTCGAATTCCGCGAGCCGCGCAAAGGTGACATCGTCGCCGCCCTCATCGACGGAGAAACGACGCTGAAACGCTACGTCGTGGAAAAAGGCAGACCCTTCCTCCGTGCGGAGAACCCCCACTTCCCGGACCTCGTTCCCGCGCAGGAACTCGTCATTCAAGGTGTCATGATCGCCTTGCTCAGGCAATCGATATGA
- a CDS encoding NlpC/P60 family protein produces MIRQFFRVVFTAGVTGLVALAFHPYHDGALRYGLPLSLLALLSAGMVLFWNRKVLRFALLVVPVLCVVPFLMPGKPVSPSDLSSRYVAALGRMEGVPYLWGGEGRRGVDCSGLPRRALRDALWETAFETANPTALRQWAEQWWFDTSAKALGENYRGFTRPLGMAGKLRDLDSGVLSAGDLAVTGDGRHVMVCFGEGRWIQADPGPWKVAVGNPKTDRNPWYDSHVTLHRWMLLE; encoded by the coding sequence ATGATTCGTCAATTTTTCCGGGTGGTTTTCACGGCGGGGGTCACCGGGCTGGTCGCATTGGCATTTCATCCGTATCATGACGGGGCATTGCGCTACGGTCTCCCGTTGTCCCTGCTGGCGTTGCTGTCGGCGGGGATGGTTTTGTTTTGGAACCGGAAGGTTTTACGGTTCGCCCTGCTGGTGGTGCCGGTGTTGTGCGTGGTTCCGTTTCTGATGCCGGGCAAGCCTGTCTCTCCGAGCGACCTTTCGAGCCGCTATGTCGCGGCGCTCGGGCGGATGGAGGGTGTTCCCTACCTGTGGGGAGGAGAGGGCCGCAGGGGCGTCGATTGCTCCGGCCTGCCCCGCAGGGCGTTGAGGGATGCGCTGTGGGAGACCGCTTTTGAAACCGCAAATCCGACCGCCCTCCGTCAATGGGCGGAACAGTGGTGGTTTGACACGAGCGCCAAGGCCCTGGGCGAAAATTATCGCGGATTCACCCGACCGCTGGGCATGGCTGGCAAACTGCGGGATCTGGATTCCGGTGTGCTGTCCGCCGGAGATCTCGCCGTCACGGGAGATGGCCGGCACGTGATGGTCTGCTTCGGCGAGGGGAGATGGATCCAAGCCGATCCAGGGCCATGGAAGGTGGCGGTCGGGAATCCGAAGACGGACCGCAATCCATGGTACGACTCTCATGTCACCCTGCATCGCTGGATGCTGCTGGAATGA
- the thiH gene encoding 2-iminoacetate synthase ThiH, whose product MKRPTPLMRRFLQLVSEETGGPLETLARQSQQVTRRHFGKTMRLFAPLYVSNECVNNCKYCGFSRDAAIFRTTLTIDQVVTEAKHLHGLGFRNVLLVAGEHPKFVSDGYLQECLDALKPFIPTLGLEVGPMEDDQYAEIVSHGAEGLVVYQETYHRDTYQQLHTAGPKKNFNWRLDCPERAYAGGFRRIGIGALFGLANWKYEALALCAHLEYLYRHCWKAQFTVAFPRMRPYAGNYEYEPDPDLYLPDKAFVRLIAVFRLLFPQVGIVVSTREPAALRDAIATLGVTHMSAGARTEPGGYTGAGSDDLHLTVKGRRVELEEKSGCEKATEQFQITDHRSPAEVAAMLRSQNLDPVWKDWDESLLAMA is encoded by the coding sequence ATGAAGCGACCGACTCCTCTGATGAGGCGTTTCCTCCAGCTTGTTTCCGAAGAGACCGGGGGTCCGCTCGAAACGCTGGCCCGCCAGAGCCAGCAGGTGACGCGCCGCCACTTCGGGAAGACCATGCGCCTGTTCGCCCCGCTCTACGTCTCGAACGAGTGCGTGAACAACTGCAAATACTGTGGTTTCTCGCGTGATGCCGCCATTTTCAGGACCACCCTGACAATCGACCAGGTGGTGACCGAGGCGAAGCACCTCCATGGCCTCGGTTTCCGCAACGTCCTGCTCGTCGCGGGCGAACACCCGAAGTTCGTCTCGGACGGCTACCTCCAGGAATGCCTGGACGCCCTCAAGCCCTTCATCCCCACCCTGGGACTCGAAGTCGGGCCGATGGAGGACGACCAATACGCGGAAATCGTCAGCCATGGTGCCGAGGGACTGGTGGTCTATCAGGAAACCTATCACCGGGACACCTACCAACAGCTCCACACCGCCGGACCCAAGAAGAATTTCAACTGGCGGCTGGACTGCCCGGAGCGCGCCTACGCGGGAGGCTTCCGCCGCATCGGTATCGGCGCGCTGTTCGGACTGGCGAACTGGAAATACGAGGCGCTCGCGCTCTGCGCCCATTTGGAATACCTCTACCGCCATTGCTGGAAAGCGCAGTTCACCGTCGCGTTTCCCCGCATGCGCCCCTACGCGGGCAATTACGAATATGAGCCGGATCCGGACCTCTATCTTCCCGACAAGGCCTTTGTCAGACTGATCGCCGTGTTCCGCCTGCTCTTCCCCCAGGTCGGCATCGTGGTTTCCACCCGCGAACCCGCCGCGCTCCGCGACGCCATCGCCACCCTCGGAGTGACCCACATGTCCGCCGGCGCGCGCACCGAACCCGGCGGCTACACCGGCGCGGGCAGCGACGACCTCCACCTCACCGTGAAAGGCCGCCGCGTGGAGCTTGAGGAAAAATCCGGTTGCGAGAAAGCCACCGAGCAATTCCAGATCACCGACCACCGCAGCCCCGCCGAGGTCGCCGCGATGCTGCGTTCGCAAAACCTCGATCCCGTGTGGAAAGACTGGGATGAGTCGCTGCTGGCGATGGCGTGA
- a CDS encoding RICIN domain-containing protein, with amino-acid sequence MKHALEKANGGAMSSSGKKAMTPVRKGWLARSFLAALAIAAGSVLVQPASAIGAGDADTMFNGFNNAFLVNGNYYKNKINGNTFDEGWTGAINIMIAQDAFERTGSIAHKNLVNALCTTFLQKFPPGYEWDGWNDDIGWISIMLARGYLITGNADLLYNARVPCFDMVWARGWDTQYNGGGIWEQQPNMTPPGQTIDKQALSNNTMGKAACLIYMGNHDQWYLDRAVQIYAWVRANLYNTSNGHVYNGIEPNGTVNTSRNVYNQGTFADYANYLYQITGNVMYYNDAKRALDYVKGSLWYNDGIMTGGGTNTWSDEYARALGHFCRDNRQWATYHSWAVANANAAWARRRTDYNITWSNFTQQTPNDNNIITNRFCDAAAWLQFTPVNIPSNIWGRHTIVGLHNMAIDSLGLTANNSTVGLWGLNYGQTQIWNFSQNADNSWNIVSQSSWKSLDVPGGTSANNTKIIQWPATRGSNQRWWVDLQTDGSYRIWNQQSGASLDSASTMTNGQSLIQWGWNGALQQRWRLQ; translated from the coding sequence ATGAAACATGCATTGGAAAAAGCGAATGGCGGAGCCATGTCCTCGTCCGGAAAAAAAGCCATGACGCCGGTCCGGAAGGGATGGCTGGCGCGGTCCTTCCTGGCCGCCCTCGCCATCGCCGCCGGCAGCGTCCTTGTCCAACCGGCTTCCGCCATCGGAGCTGGCGATGCCGATACGATGTTCAACGGCTTCAACAATGCCTTCCTCGTGAACGGCAACTACTACAAGAATAAGATCAATGGAAACACGTTCGATGAAGGCTGGACCGGCGCGATCAATATCATGATCGCGCAGGACGCCTTCGAGCGGACCGGCAGCATCGCGCACAAGAATCTTGTCAACGCGCTCTGCACCACCTTTCTCCAGAAGTTTCCTCCGGGCTACGAGTGGGACGGCTGGAACGATGATATCGGATGGATCTCCATCATGCTGGCCCGCGGTTATCTCATCACCGGCAACGCGGACCTGCTCTACAACGCCCGCGTCCCCTGCTTCGACATGGTGTGGGCGCGCGGTTGGGATACCCAGTACAACGGAGGTGGAATCTGGGAGCAGCAGCCGAACATGACTCCGCCGGGCCAGACCATCGACAAGCAGGCCCTCTCCAACAATACCATGGGCAAGGCGGCCTGCCTGATCTACATGGGAAATCACGACCAATGGTACCTGGACCGAGCGGTCCAGATCTATGCCTGGGTGAGGGCCAATCTCTACAACACCTCGAACGGCCACGTTTACAACGGTATAGAACCCAACGGTACCGTCAACACGAGCAGGAATGTGTATAACCAGGGAACGTTCGCGGATTACGCCAACTACCTTTACCAAATCACCGGAAACGTGATGTATTATAACGACGCCAAAAGGGCGCTCGATTATGTCAAGGGTTCACTCTGGTATAACGACGGCATCATGACCGGAGGCGGCACCAACACTTGGTCGGACGAATACGCCCGGGCTCTGGGACATTTCTGCCGGGACAACCGCCAGTGGGCCACCTATCACAGCTGGGCGGTGGCCAACGCCAACGCCGCGTGGGCCCGCCGGCGCACCGACTATAACATCACGTGGAGCAACTTCACCCAGCAGACTCCGAACGACAACAACATCATCACCAACCGGTTCTGCGATGCCGCGGCCTGGCTGCAATTCACCCCCGTCAACATCCCCAGCAACATCTGGGGCCGGCATACCATCGTGGGCCTGCACAACATGGCGATCGACTCCCTCGGCCTGACCGCGAACAACAGCACCGTCGGTCTATGGGGCCTGAACTACGGCCAGACCCAGATCTGGAACTTCAGCCAGAATGCGGACAACTCCTGGAACATCGTCAGCCAGTCCAGCTGGAAATCGCTGGATGTTCCGGGTGGCACTTCCGCCAACAACACGAAGATCATCCAATGGCCCGCCACCCGGGGAAGCAACCAACGATGGTGGGTGGATCTGCAGACGGACGGGAGTTATAGGATCTGGAACCAGCAGAGCGGCGCGTCCCTTGACAGCGCCAGCACGATGACCAACGGCCAGTCGTTGATCCAGTGGGGCTGGAATGGCGCGCTCCAGCAGCGCTGGCGTCTTCAGTGA
- a CDS encoding ABC transporter permease, giving the protein MPFSINTVQALVLRYLYLYTRHPIRLVELIFWPLVDLLVWGFLTTYLKGHGEGGFPSSIGFLIGGMILWDVLFRSQQGVAISFLEDVWTRNLLNVFVAPVRTAEYVASTCVVGVLRVGVTLVVLTIVAALAYQFQLTNLGLGLLPFLGNLILFGWFLGMISTALIMRFGQAAESLAWAIPFFIQPLAAVFYPVSVLPSWLQPAAMALPCTPVFEGMRTVLSGKPVPWGNVEHALLLNLVWGAVAAIFFAMNLRHVRKSGLLVKVATQ; this is encoded by the coding sequence ATGCCGTTTTCCATCAACACCGTCCAAGCCCTCGTCCTCCGCTACCTGTATCTCTACACCCGCCATCCGATCCGGCTGGTGGAGCTGATCTTCTGGCCGCTGGTGGATCTGCTCGTATGGGGATTCCTCACCACCTACCTGAAGGGACATGGGGAGGGAGGCTTTCCATCTTCGATCGGTTTCCTCATCGGCGGGATGATCCTGTGGGACGTGCTTTTCCGTTCCCAACAAGGGGTCGCCATCTCTTTCCTTGAGGATGTCTGGACCCGCAACCTGCTCAACGTCTTCGTCGCGCCCGTGCGCACGGCGGAGTATGTCGCATCCACCTGCGTCGTCGGAGTGCTGCGTGTCGGAGTCACCCTCGTCGTCCTCACCATCGTCGCGGCGCTGGCCTATCAGTTCCAACTCACCAATCTCGGCCTCGGCCTGCTGCCGTTCTTGGGAAATCTGATCCTCTTCGGCTGGTTCCTCGGCATGATTTCCACCGCCCTCATCATGCGCTTCGGCCAGGCGGCGGAGAGTCTGGCCTGGGCCATCCCGTTCTTCATCCAGCCGCTCGCCGCCGTGTTTTATCCGGTCTCCGTGCTGCCCTCATGGCTGCAACCCGCCGCCATGGCCCTGCCCTGCACACCCGTCTTCGAAGGCATGCGCACCGTCCTCTCCGGAAAACCGGTGCCATGGGGAAATGTGGAGCACGCGCTCCTGCTCAATCTTGTCTGGGGCGCGGTGGCGGCCATCTTCTTCGCGATGAACCTCAGGCACGTGCGGAAATCCGGATTGCTGGTGAAGGTGGCGACGCAGTAA
- a CDS encoding ABC transporter ATP-binding protein, whose amino-acid sequence MPDATPILEADRLAKSFGTSTALDGLSFSLAEGESLGLLGVNGAGKTTAMNLLLGLTTPTSGSIRVFGLDLWKHRIEILRQVNFSSAYTALPSNLLVWQNLNVFAKLYGIPKPKQRIEELLELLDITHLRKSVTGTLSAGESTRVNLAKALLNKPRLLLLDEPTASLDPDIADRVRKLLRKLQHENNLSILYTSHNMRDIHEVCDRLIFLHGGKVLAEGTPDHIAEKFNRSSLEDLFIGVARGEVEAIVK is encoded by the coding sequence ATGCCCGACGCCACTCCCATTCTTGAAGCGGACCGCCTCGCCAAATCCTTCGGCACGTCCACCGCGCTCGACGGCCTTTCGTTCTCCCTCGCGGAAGGGGAATCACTCGGCCTGCTCGGTGTGAACGGGGCGGGAAAAACCACCGCGATGAACCTGTTGCTCGGCCTCACCACGCCGACATCGGGCAGCATCCGGGTCTTCGGGCTCGATCTGTGGAAGCACCGGATCGAGATCCTGCGGCAGGTGAATTTCTCCTCCGCCTACACCGCCCTGCCGTCGAACCTCCTCGTCTGGCAGAACCTGAATGTCTTCGCCAAGCTCTACGGCATTCCAAAACCGAAGCAGCGCATCGAAGAACTGCTCGAGCTCCTCGACATCACCCACCTGCGGAAATCCGTCACCGGCACCCTCTCCGCCGGAGAGTCCACCCGCGTGAACCTGGCGAAGGCCCTCCTCAACAAGCCGCGCCTGCTCCTGCTGGACGAACCCACGGCATCGCTCGATCCGGACATCGCCGACCGTGTGCGGAAACTGCTCCGCAAGCTCCAGCACGAGAACAACCTCTCCATCCTCTACACCTCCCACAACATGCGGGACATCCACGAGGTATGCGACCGCCTGATCTTCCTGCACGGTGGAAAGGTCCTGGCGGAAGGAACGCCTGACCACATCGCGGAGAAATTCAACCGCAGTTCCCTCGAAGACCTCTTCATCGGCGTCGCCCGCGGTGAGGTGGAAGCCATCGTGAAGTAA